The Hyla sarda isolate aHylSar1 chromosome 2, aHylSar1.hap1, whole genome shotgun sequence genome includes the window TATATTATATTCCCTTTACCTCAGATTTTATCTAGACACAATATTTACTATTAGACCTCTCTCTTCAATTtatccttcttaaaggggtactccggcgctaagacatcttatcccctatccaaaggatagggaataagatgcctgatcgcgggggtcccgccccctgttataatcagtccccggagcatgtttgctccgggtctgattactggcgatcatgagggccagagcattgtgatgtcacggccccgccctcatttgatgtcacgctccgccccctcaatgcaagcctatgggaagggaccctttaacttttttccctGGCCAACAACCACGTCAAATAATCTTCCATTCTTTTATCTTTAGACAATCCTCTATGGACAGAATAATTCTTGTACCAAAATTCTTTTATGACCGGGCACTCAAAATACATATGGTAGAACCCcttcttttttcatttacatctcagacatttatattttttggtttttatCCATTTATGACCTATAATcaataaaaaattgtgtaaatctATGTGTTTACGACCCATTTTCAAATTTCCCTCCAATCTCCCACAtactttaacaaaaaatttaaCAATATTGCATCTCAAGTGTAAAACGGCAATGTATGGTTACAAAAAACTATTTAGAAAGAGAATAAAGTCCTTCAAGGGAAAATTGTTCATTTTTGCATGTTCTTAGTATGGAATTTAGGGAGATGCTGATCATCAATGCCAGACCTGCCCCTCAAAGCCAGGTCTTTGCATAGAAAATTGTTTAAAATTGACCATGCTTCATTTAAATGGGGACTCCAGGGATCTAAACCCATAGCTCATCCGtttcctctcaccaacctatgtatttctttaaatatcattcattagctatatacagcagttttcctctttcggctgtcacttacatgcaggaagtgGGAGTAAAATGTCATCCAGCCAACTACTGTGTCttgacaggagggtgggggctaggtcAGGGAGGGGTTTACACAGAGACAAGCACCATGTGATtcctggcttcacagccacagctcccctccccctctcctctctgtgtgCTGTGAGAGACACTGAGTGAAGAttgctgtagatcttatcactaACTGCTGCCATTCAAAGCATAACATgattttgtggtggcccagtacggaagGTGCTACCCCGTACCTTCACTGCCCTGTCTGGCAGCCATCAGTTTCCCAGGGGCCCCCTGCATTTGTTTTCCCCTTGTAAatattgtactgtataaaatgtcttgtatctttaagagttatgtcatgtgattgttccccaggaggtatcagtgaccagctgaccccaagagtgacctatgggctccctgctagtttcCCACATAAAAGCATGGGAGGAGCTAGCCTCTCTCTCTTTACACCAAGTCTTTGAtgaggtcagtcgtgcctagtgtgtgtatcCAGAGTATTcggggcctcaagtcaagtcctgcagccacagtcaagtgcacATAGGCTAAACCTGCAGCATTGgctgtcatcagtcaagtcagatCAGTCTCGGTCAAATTGTCAAGCAACATAGCCGGCACCAAAGTgtctagtcctactacaagtcccagcaagcccttaaggtctctgagtcactggtcacttccttgagccctggctgaactgtatagactttaccaactgtctaccctcagtaaatctaccgctgtctgtaacttggcgttggagtccttattgcccccttgcctagcccaggatccagcggtataccttcaggtggttattgGCTAAACCACGTCCGTGGCGTCACGaatgcaaggggttaaagggttactaagCTGCCTAGCATCCAAAACTttgagttccgaacactgggtgcgggcttccgtgttcaaggcctccccctcatgacgtcatgccccgccccgtgatgtcatgtcccgccctgtgacatcatgtcccaccccatagactttcattgaggaggGGCGTTACGTCACGGggctgggcgtgatgtcacaagggagaGGACGTGAATACgaaagcctgcacccagcgtttggacactagggagcggagtaaccctttaatgtcatctgcccctagggtaacaacatttgccctgcacctcacacccggcCACCACAatttattgctggaggaaggatgaaaagacatgtacagtgtgtgagctgcagtgtgaacatTTACGAGCACGGATGTGGGAAGGTGGAAATCCCGGCAGGGGTTTCCTTTCCTTCCAGTGAAGATCCGACTATGGCAAAGTAgcaagtggacctgaggaaaagagggagcccctccgaaatgCGTAGTCCACCCCTGTATGTCTCTTTTTATGACTATTAAGAAAAAGTACTACTACTCTACATCCTGTGCCCTCATGCCAGTGTAGTGCTAACTTGCCACAGTCGGATCTTCACTGGAAGGAAAGGAAACCCCTGCTGGGATTTCCACCTGCTCACATCTGTGCTCGTGCATTCTTCACCTTCCTCGATGGGACTGACAGCCTTCTGCTGCTGACACCCAATGACCTGCCTAAAGCGattatcagtgttgtgcctgtaatATAGCGCAACCTGTAAAGGTGAGCAGGTCCTTTACCTATCTGTTTAATCTCCGCTAAAACTGCAGATAACCGGCACTATATagcaccatcttcatttttttatcCTCCTCTATCTCTTTTTGCAGTGTGAACATGCACACAGACAGTGAAAacagttggctggcagccattacacagagctgcactgacttcttggagttgaagtctgtgctgcaaacaaggaaagaaagtatttaggagacaacaggggccaaaggagctgtAAAAACCACATGGATACCTACAGTGGACACAGAACAAGTAttttggtggctttggggcatttttatttttcttaacttccccggagtacccctttaactatgataAACCACcatgaagttcttttttttatgaTGTATTGTTACAATATTGAATCATTTAAAGAGTAACTGTCATTAAACCATAGtttttaaactaactcagattatattccctaactactcctaacacccctcctgcccttaaaaaaaaaatcggagctttttcccttgctcacattgtgtgagctcccagcaggagaaagtggaaagtgggcgttccccagcagacacgatgtcactgaagcctgcgagactTGTGACTCAccatgccccacacgcacttgtggtgtcccagtaccgcattctatacggtacctatttatgtgtgggtccccatagccagagtccctaggacgtagggatccctgtcatccagtctacccctagtcgcctctattctagtgtataaatcacTAAGTTAttcaaaggttaatgtaaatagaataacatatgtaaataaatggttaattacttgcttccatagcgttgcaggacttgcgggtcatgtgactaggtgaactctatggtattaagcttaaggacctttggaggccctgtgacttaagcaatcccattacaccatgtaatggtgaatggcagatgttcggaccaatcagattcgccccgccccctgcccatataagggagcggcggccatcttctcgctctcttgttcctgggcaagcaagcaagcaagacctgcgcAGCAAtcatcgcagtgagttaggcctgagccttgcggcgacggctgaacaatctaattataaagtgtatcaattcccagacactctgcagcatcaccggacctaataactcccctaaatccggacgcatCTGCAAATctttccctaaattcagagactgtattactaactcaaggtccgcaacaactgtcagtcactaagtaacctaaggactgtttatatgagacggttactgtgccgtgaatattgcaagtacttcagtaaaaagttgttcaagttcaatctctttgtggaccttcagttattttatgcacctatcgttactgggaagggcggcgataggccggaacattgattcagcataccagccctcagcctggcgtcacaaactctagggttaacattaaccccttctatacctataccataccaccactaccatacaccccccaagggctaccaaacACTCCTGCCAGGCCCGGGAGGAAaccaaactgtttgacttgcagcaggaaacagaatagagccacctagtggccgtttttttttcccaatcacattaaaaacacataaaggttgagaattttaacagcaagtaaatagcaaagtgtcttataattaaataattaacaatatattaaaagtttggtgacaggtactctttaatttctctcccccccccccccattattatatTTCCAACATTCCAATTGACACTTTAGTAAAATCAGAACATGATGATATCTTGCACTATTCGAGTCATTAAACTGTGTTCCAGGATGTTACAGTGGCTACCCTTTTATTATGGTGTCCAACAATGTTTTTTGCTGTAGTAATGTGATGTTTTGTGCCAATGCTAGTGAAAGGCTGAATTGTGTAATACAGTTCTTAAATATTGTCATGAAAATCTCTAGCTACTTCCCTACCTCTGCTTCTCACAGAGTTAACATTCCTGCTGATTTCTTCATATTCCAAGGGTCATTTGTGATAGAACACGTAAACTAGGAAGTGGAAGGGAAGACACCGCGTCCCCTAAAGTGAATGACAATGATCAGCGAAATACAGAGTGAGTGTGACAGCAGGGGGTAACTTCTTTTTAAACTCTGCCTTCATGTGTAATATAAGTCGTGTCTATGCCCATGTCTATTTACATACGATAATGTCTCATCTGTTTCCTCTTGCTTCTCTTTCGCTATCCTGATGCCGTAACTAGAAGCTGACCTATCCCCTTTTACATCTTACATAAAGAACACAGCACATTCAGTGATCTGGTTTCTCATATGTTGCAAAGAAGCTCAACGAAGATCATGTGCTCTCCTTTTTTAAATACTGTATAAACTCAGATGAGACTTGTAGGAATCAAACGCTGGCTGGGGAAATATGTTCTACGTATGGATCTGCCTGCACAATGTGATACAGACAGAGATCTCCTCTCTGGGTCTGTTTTGAATATGCATTTTACAAAGTAGAGCACCCTGAGTTCTTTTGCTGaccataagggtagggtcacatgtgtcgtGTTTTGCTGcgcatttgctgctgcgtattgtcctacccattgaagtcaatgggtggcaaaatatgcagctgattttgttacccattgacttcaatgggtaggaaaatatgcagcagcaaatatgcagcaaaatacggcacatgtgaccctaccctaagagaTGCAGTTGTAATCATTATCAGGCTCTGGTGTCTGTGAGGTCAATAAAGTCCTTTTAGAAGAGTAAGGGCAGATTTAGACAGCCCATGCCCCAAAAAGTGCTGATCTAGAAGATCAGAACTTGTTTCATTAGCCTTTGGGCTCCTTTTTAAAGCACAGCTTGAGTGCACACAGCACCTGCAGCACCTATGGCTACACCcataggagagatttatcaaaacatgtgcacagTAAAGGTTGACCaggtgcctatagcaaccaatctaattgcttctttaattaaaaaaaattaaaatatatacttttttacTGTTGTATGCCAAACAAAAGCAGtagtataaataataaataatagttgGGGGCCCTTCTATAGTATCAATGCCCAGTAGTTAATCACTTTACAGGGTACTAACAGTTAACATGAAATACACAAGTGCCAGGTCATGCTTCTACTTGAGCTGCACTGTTCTAGTATGGGGCCCATTCCCTTAACATTCCACCTCCATGGAACTTCTGCTGGTACAAAACACTGGAACCCCTGAAGCAATAATCACTGACATCTGTCCACATGGTCCGAACTAAGCCATGTATACTAAGCCTTCGTCTACATAGCATTAGGGATAGCACGAGCTGCGTATGAGCAAGTGACTGCATGAAGATCTTGAGTGTATCTTGAGTGCTTCAGTGTATTCAGTTGCTCTACTACTACTGTTACAAAGCAAACCTAGTATTACATGAAAAGTGCTGATGAGGCGCCATCAGAAGAcattaaagaggttgtctggAAATGTAAATATTAATATTTGTACTTTATCAGTCTCCCACCACCGCTCTACCAACTCTTGCCTAGTGCCCTGTGggtctcttcttcctgcttctaatTGAAGCGGAGGATGTGAagactgcagccaatcactggtcacatggTTACGTGCCCCTTCTTAAGAGGAACAGGAAGTAAAGACAAGTGGGGCACCTGGAAAGTGTGGAATGGCAGTGGGACCAGAATGTTAAGCATGACTTATTTTTTTGAAGTACCCTAAGGTGCCTACTTTGATACTATTTTGATGACTTAATTCACTTTTTGCCTCATCCCTTTTGCAGAACTTGGTGCAGGTTTGGCTGGATTTGGCATTTTCTTCCTAATATTCGGCATTTTACTCTATTTTGACAGTGTTCTCTTAGCTTTTGGAAATGTAAGTATTTTCTTTAGATTTCTCAATAACCTAAAGGAACATTTTAAAGATATTCACTTGAAAAATTTGTCTATGTTCAACTTGTAGATTTTGTTCCTGTCAGGTCTTGCACTAATCATAGGCCTCAGACGGACTTTTAGCTTCTTCTTCCAAAGACAGAAATTGAGGGGCAGCTCCTTCTTTTTAGGAGGAGCACTGTTGGTCCTTTTCCGATGGCCACTAATAGGAATGCTGTGTGAATTCTATGGCTTCATCAGTCTTTTCAGGTACATATCCATTATAAGTATTTAAGCCTACAAAGTATGATGTTGATGTGACAACACTGGTGCACCCTATGTCTTTAATGTCTATAAACTGATCATGGATATTATAGTCATTCTTCGTAAAGAATGTATACCGGGGCGTAGAATTGATGCAAGGTAAAAAAAGAAATCAGATTGAAATCCCCCATTATTAAGAAAGTGGAAcagctattttattattttttataattcctgTACAACGGTTTCCCTTATTGCAAAATGTAAAATACCAGTTTAGATACTTTCCCCCTTGTCTGTCAGGGCCCATTGGGTGAGGTGAGCAAATCAGATTTGATTCATAccttgctgcttaaaggggtacttcggtggaaaactattttttttttttaaatcaactggtgccaaaaagttcaacagatttttaaatttcttctatttaaaaatcttaatccttccagtacttatcagctgctgtatgctccacaggaagttgtatagttattttctgtctgaccacagtgctatatgctgacacctctgtccatgtcaagaactatccagagcaggagcaaatactcatagcaaagctctcctgcACTGGAAAGTTcccgatacagacagaggtgtaagcagagagcactgtggttaggcagaaaagaactatacaacttcctctgtagtataaagcagctgctaagtactggaaggattaggatttttttaatataagcatTATATAAATCTGTATGACTTTTtgaccccagttgatttaaaaacaaatgttttccatcggagaacccctttaagcatttattGATGGATTTTGCCTATGCAACATACTGGCTGTTTGCAGTAGAGAAAGGGGCAATACAGAAGCTTGAAACAGATAAGTGTGTTAACTGTTCACTACTTTATGGCTTACATTTGGACCACCACTAAGAGGATGACATCAATAATCATTCATGG containing:
- the GOLT1A gene encoding vesicle transport protein GOT1A isoform X1, encoding MTMISEIQKLGAGLAGFGIFFLIFGILLYFDSVLLAFGNILFLSGLALIIGLRRTFSFFFQRQKLRGSSFFLGGALLVLFRWPLIGMLCEFYGFISLFRGFFPLVFGFLGSLANIPVLTKLFQSLAGGDTTMTSY
- the GOLT1A gene encoding vesicle transport protein GOT1A isoform X2: MTMISEIQKLGAGLAGFGIFFLIFGILLYFDSVLLAFGNILFLSGLALIIGLRRTFSFFFQRQKLRGSSFFLGGALLVLFRWPLIGMLCEFYGFISLFRGFFPLVFGFLGSLANIPVLTKLFQSLAGGDTTMV